The Vicia villosa cultivar HV-30 ecotype Madison, WI linkage group LG1, Vvil1.0, whole genome shotgun sequence genome includes a region encoding these proteins:
- the LOC131615651 gene encoding uncharacterized protein LOC131615651 → MQAEDVPPSNENQPNDVQANDVQANDVPQHEAVSENQAEDVPPSNEAVSENQANDVQANDVPHSNEDVPHSQNTVSSAEAMKKYCGIDPDELEALLDDEEILDIAPLRIDTSPVKSKRSGPKTFIGKCPKVPKPVKPSIAPKVSKAANKPTMSTMSDPVKAMISPRKKSNLAASPIRKSDRLRTLKAKNIQGPGRDQNDPLEIPDEDSTVSSASGRKPWADIQKSMTQ, encoded by the exons ATGCAAGCTGAAGATGTGCCTCCTAGCAATGAGAATCAACCTAATGATGTGCAAGCTAATGATGTGCAAGCTAATGATGTGCCACAACATGAAGCTGTAAGTGAGAATCAAGCTGAAGATGTGCCTCCTAGCAATGAAGCTGTAAGTGAGAATCAAGCTAATGATGTGCAAGCTAATGATGTGCCTCATAGCAATGAAGATGTGCCTCATTCACAAAACACTGTTAGTTCAGCTGAGGCAATGAAAAAGTATTGTGGAATTGATCCTGATGAATTGGAGGCCTTGTTAGATGATGAGGAAATACTTGATATTGCACCATTGAGAATTGATACTAGTCCTGTCAAGAGTAAAAGATCTGGTCCCAAGACCTTTATTGGAAAATGCCCCAAGGTTCCAAAACCTGTCAAACCATCCATTGCTCCAAAGGTGTCCAAAGCTGCCAACAAGCCAACTATGTCAACTATGAGTGACCCT GTGAAGGCAATGATATCACCAAGGAAAAAGTCCAATCTTGCTGCATCTCCAATTAGAAAGAGTGATAGACTAAGGACTTTGAAGGCAAAAAATATACAAGGGCCTGGAAGGGATCAAAATGATCCACTTGAAATTCCTGATGAAGACTCTACTGTGAGCAGTGCTAGTGGTAGAAAGCCATGGGCTGACATCCAAAAGAGCATGACTCAGTGA
- the LOC131615642 gene encoding uncharacterized protein LOC131615642 codes for MGLFKVVFFTNGKFVRDEGVSYEGGDVFAIAGQDPDFWSYFEACDLLKSLDASFIKEDVKMWWKSEHGSLENDLKPLVNDEDATLLAMCAEETKSDIEIYTEPKEKENVNVEESEDGESSEDSLDGIHFDDSEEERMNDIDEDVCEEINNGAGGVENGAGGVENGAGGIHTGMMTAEMEREHLIDDEYLTDELDSGADDDSDDGRPSVIRFRDDEKLRKEFKFKLMMCKLMMCHNMKL; via the exons ATGGGGTTATTTAAGGTTGTATTTTTTACCAATGGAAAATTTGTAAGAGATGAAGGGGTATCATATGAAGGGGGCGATGTTTTTGCTATAGCTGGTCAGGACCCAGATTTCTGGTCATATTTTGAAGCATGTGATTTACTTAAGTCTTTGGATGCTTCATTTATAAAGGAAGATGTGAAAATGTGGTGGAAGTCCGAACATGGCTCACTTGAAAATGATCTAAAACCACTTGTTAATGATGAGGATGCAACATTGTTAGCTATGTGTGCTGAGGAGACAAAGTCTGATATTGAGATATACACTGagccaaaagaaaaagaaaatgttaaTGTGGAGGAAAGTGAAGATGGTGAATCAAGTGAAGACTCTTTGGATGGCATACATTTTGATGATAGTGAAGAGGAGAGGATGAATGATATTGATGAAGATGTATGTGAAGAGATCAACAATGGTGCAGGTGGAGTAGAAAATGGTGCAGGTGGAGTAGAAAATGGTGCAGGTGGGATACATACAGGAATGATGACAGCAGAGATGGAAAGGGAACATTTAATTGATGATGAATACTTAACAGATGAGCTTGATAGTGGGGCAGATGATGATAGTGATGATGGTAGGCCTTCAGTGATAAGGTTTAGGGATGATGAAAAACTTAGAAAGGAATTTAAGTTCAAG CTAATGATGTGCAAGCTAATGATGTGCCACAACATGAAGCTGTAA
- the LOC131644007 gene encoding protein NRT1/ PTR FAMILY 4.5-like isoform X2, with protein sequence MGDKEVKQELKPIIQWKKQKGGFRASMFIFVLSALDNMGFVANMVSLVLYFYGVMHFDLSSSANTLTNFMGSTFLLSLVGGFISDTYCNRLTTCLLFGSLEVIALVMMTVQAALKNLHPEACGESSCVKGGVAVMFYISLCLYALGMGGVRGAMTAFGADQFDEKEPNEAKSLAAFFNWLLLSSTLGSVVGVTGVVWVSTQKAWHWGFFIITVSTSIGFVTLAIGKPFYRIKVPGESPILRIIQVIVVAFKNRKLPLPETNEQLYEVYKDVTLEKIAHTNQMRFLDKAAILQESSEPQQPWKLCTVTQVEEVKILTRMLPILASTIVMNTCLAQLQTFSVQQGNIMNLKLGSFTVPAASIPVIPLIFLCTLIPIYELFFVPFARKITNHPSGITQLQRVGVGLVLSAISMTIAGFIEVKRRDQGRKDPTKPISLFWLSFQYAIFGIADMFTLVGLLEFFYREAPSTMKSLSTSFTFLSMSLGYFLSTIFVNVINSITKRITPSKQGWLHGFDFNQNNLNLFYWFLAILSCLNFFNFLYWANWYKYKTEDRTNSEMNSKELGETPLLMVGGGRKHDGKAKESSQTSEANTEGPSSSDETDDGKEKERNSREWKHR encoded by the exons ATG GGAGACAAAGAAGTAAAACAAGAACTCAAACCTATCATTCAATGGAAGAAACAGAAAGGTGGATTCAGAGCCTCCATGTTCATCTTTG TTTTGTCAGCATTGGATAACATGGGTTTTGTTGCAAACATGGTGAGCTTAGTTCTGTACTTTTATGGAGTGATGCATTTTGATCTTTCAAGCTCTGCAAACACTCTCACAAATTTCATGGGCTCAACTTTCTTGCTATCTCTTGTTGGTGGTTTCATCTCAGATACCTACTGCAACAGATTAACCACATGTTTGCTTTTTGGATCACTCGAAGTTATT GCTTTGGTGATGATGACAGTTCAAGCTGCATTGAAAAATTTACACCCAGAAGCATGTGGTGAATCAAGCTGTGTGAAAGGAGGTGTGGCTGTGATGTTTTACATATCTTTGTGTTTATATGCTTTGGGTATGGGTGGAGTAAGAGGCGCAATGACAGCATTTGGTGCTGATCAATTTGATGAAAAGGAACCTAATGAAGCAAAATCACTTGCAGCTTTTTTCAATTGGCTTTTACTTAGTTCAACTTTGggttcagttgttggtgttactGGTGTTGTTTGGGTTAGCACACAAAAAGCTTGGCATTGGGGATTTTTCATCATCACAGTCTCTACTTCCATTGGTTTTGTTACACTTGCAATCGGTAAACCTTTTTACCGTATCAAAGTTCCCGGCGAAAGTCCGATTTTGAGAATTATTCAG GTTATTGTTGTGGCTTTTAAGAACAGAAAGCTACCACTACCAGAGACTAATGAACAACTTTATGAGGTCTATAAAGATGTTACTTTAGAGAAGATTGCACACACAAACCAAATGAG GTTTCTAGATAAAGCCGCAATACTTCAAGAAAGTTCTGAACCTCAACAACCATGGAAGCTTTGCACAGTGACACAAGTTGAAGAAGTAAAAATCCTAACAAGAATGTTACCAATATTAGCCAGTACAATTGTAATGAACACATGTTTAGCTCAGCTTCAAACATTCTCAGTCCAACAAGGCAACATAATGAACCTAAAACTCGGTTCCTTCACAGTACCTGCAGCATCCATTCCTGTTATCCCGCTTATTTTCCTTTGCACATTGATTCCAATTTACGAACTTTTCTTCGTACCATTTGCAAGAAAAATCACAAACCACCCTTCAGGTATCACACAGCTTCAAAGAGTTGGCGTCGGACTAGTACTCTCTGCGATCTCAATGACGATAGCCGGATTCATCGAAGTTAAACGAAGAGACCAAGGAAGAAAAGACCCTACAAAACCAATAAGCCTATTCTGGTTATCTTTTCAGTATGCTATATTCGGTATCGCAGACATGTTCACACTTGTTGGACTATTGGAATTCTTCTACAGAGAAGCACCTTCCACCATGAAATCACTTTCAACATCCTTCACATTCTTGTCCATGTCGCTCGGTTACTTCCTAAGTACTATATTCGTTAACGTTATTAATTCCATTACGAAAAGGATCACGCCGAGTAAACAAGGTTGGTTACATGGTTTCGATTTCAACCAAAACAATCTTAACTTGTTCTATTGGTTCTTAGCAATATTAAGCTGTCTTAATTTCTTTAACTTCCTGTATTGGGCCAATTGGTACAAGTACAAAACTGAAGATAGAACCAACTCAGAGATGAACTCAAAGGAATTAGGTGAAACACCTTTGTTAATGGTTGGTGGTGGAAGGAAACATGATGGTAAGGCAAAAGAAAGTAGCCAAACGAGTGAAGCCAATACTGAGGGACCCTCTTCTTCTGATGAAACAGAtgatggaaaagagaaagaaagaaacagtAGAGAATGGAAGCATAGAtaa
- the LOC131644007 gene encoding protein NRT1/ PTR FAMILY 4.5-like isoform X1 — protein sequence MEDKYQRTEPNSGDKEVKQELKPIIQWKKQKGGFRASMFIFVLSALDNMGFVANMVSLVLYFYGVMHFDLSSSANTLTNFMGSTFLLSLVGGFISDTYCNRLTTCLLFGSLEVIALVMMTVQAALKNLHPEACGESSCVKGGVAVMFYISLCLYALGMGGVRGAMTAFGADQFDEKEPNEAKSLAAFFNWLLLSSTLGSVVGVTGVVWVSTQKAWHWGFFIITVSTSIGFVTLAIGKPFYRIKVPGESPILRIIQVIVVAFKNRKLPLPETNEQLYEVYKDVTLEKIAHTNQMRFLDKAAILQESSEPQQPWKLCTVTQVEEVKILTRMLPILASTIVMNTCLAQLQTFSVQQGNIMNLKLGSFTVPAASIPVIPLIFLCTLIPIYELFFVPFARKITNHPSGITQLQRVGVGLVLSAISMTIAGFIEVKRRDQGRKDPTKPISLFWLSFQYAIFGIADMFTLVGLLEFFYREAPSTMKSLSTSFTFLSMSLGYFLSTIFVNVINSITKRITPSKQGWLHGFDFNQNNLNLFYWFLAILSCLNFFNFLYWANWYKYKTEDRTNSEMNSKELGETPLLMVGGGRKHDGKAKESSQTSEANTEGPSSSDETDDGKEKERNSREWKHR from the exons ATGGAAGACAAATACCAAAGAACAGAACCAAACAGT GGAGACAAAGAAGTAAAACAAGAACTCAAACCTATCATTCAATGGAAGAAACAGAAAGGTGGATTCAGAGCCTCCATGTTCATCTTTG TTTTGTCAGCATTGGATAACATGGGTTTTGTTGCAAACATGGTGAGCTTAGTTCTGTACTTTTATGGAGTGATGCATTTTGATCTTTCAAGCTCTGCAAACACTCTCACAAATTTCATGGGCTCAACTTTCTTGCTATCTCTTGTTGGTGGTTTCATCTCAGATACCTACTGCAACAGATTAACCACATGTTTGCTTTTTGGATCACTCGAAGTTATT GCTTTGGTGATGATGACAGTTCAAGCTGCATTGAAAAATTTACACCCAGAAGCATGTGGTGAATCAAGCTGTGTGAAAGGAGGTGTGGCTGTGATGTTTTACATATCTTTGTGTTTATATGCTTTGGGTATGGGTGGAGTAAGAGGCGCAATGACAGCATTTGGTGCTGATCAATTTGATGAAAAGGAACCTAATGAAGCAAAATCACTTGCAGCTTTTTTCAATTGGCTTTTACTTAGTTCAACTTTGggttcagttgttggtgttactGGTGTTGTTTGGGTTAGCACACAAAAAGCTTGGCATTGGGGATTTTTCATCATCACAGTCTCTACTTCCATTGGTTTTGTTACACTTGCAATCGGTAAACCTTTTTACCGTATCAAAGTTCCCGGCGAAAGTCCGATTTTGAGAATTATTCAG GTTATTGTTGTGGCTTTTAAGAACAGAAAGCTACCACTACCAGAGACTAATGAACAACTTTATGAGGTCTATAAAGATGTTACTTTAGAGAAGATTGCACACACAAACCAAATGAG GTTTCTAGATAAAGCCGCAATACTTCAAGAAAGTTCTGAACCTCAACAACCATGGAAGCTTTGCACAGTGACACAAGTTGAAGAAGTAAAAATCCTAACAAGAATGTTACCAATATTAGCCAGTACAATTGTAATGAACACATGTTTAGCTCAGCTTCAAACATTCTCAGTCCAACAAGGCAACATAATGAACCTAAAACTCGGTTCCTTCACAGTACCTGCAGCATCCATTCCTGTTATCCCGCTTATTTTCCTTTGCACATTGATTCCAATTTACGAACTTTTCTTCGTACCATTTGCAAGAAAAATCACAAACCACCCTTCAGGTATCACACAGCTTCAAAGAGTTGGCGTCGGACTAGTACTCTCTGCGATCTCAATGACGATAGCCGGATTCATCGAAGTTAAACGAAGAGACCAAGGAAGAAAAGACCCTACAAAACCAATAAGCCTATTCTGGTTATCTTTTCAGTATGCTATATTCGGTATCGCAGACATGTTCACACTTGTTGGACTATTGGAATTCTTCTACAGAGAAGCACCTTCCACCATGAAATCACTTTCAACATCCTTCACATTCTTGTCCATGTCGCTCGGTTACTTCCTAAGTACTATATTCGTTAACGTTATTAATTCCATTACGAAAAGGATCACGCCGAGTAAACAAGGTTGGTTACATGGTTTCGATTTCAACCAAAACAATCTTAACTTGTTCTATTGGTTCTTAGCAATATTAAGCTGTCTTAATTTCTTTAACTTCCTGTATTGGGCCAATTGGTACAAGTACAAAACTGAAGATAGAACCAACTCAGAGATGAACTCAAAGGAATTAGGTGAAACACCTTTGTTAATGGTTGGTGGTGGAAGGAAACATGATGGTAAGGCAAAAGAAAGTAGCCAAACGAGTGAAGCCAATACTGAGGGACCCTCTTCTTCTGATGAAACAGAtgatggaaaagagaaagaaagaaacagtAGAGAATGGAAGCATAGAtaa